From Phaeocystidibacter marisrubri, the proteins below share one genomic window:
- a CDS encoding DUF3575 domain-containing protein yields the protein MKRFLLFSLAILSFGTTSAQSEDHSKNNVIRWNMTPTLISGTGSWVFGYERVLSDSRSISTNIGRIQFPLISSFIKGDLAYKSTSKNNGLSFSADYRFYLTSRNKRSAPDGVYTAPFLLYYNFDLEHQFGYPTNQGVEYVGIGTDINAITAGVELGYQFVFDERWTVDLIFIGPCFGLYTVNAGIEGDLPNNITESEAWSTARDFLLNSYPGVVDHFENGTFSKSGRSKSWGFNFRYVLQVGYRF from the coding sequence ATGAAACGATTTCTGCTGTTCTCGTTGGCTATTCTTTCTTTTGGTACGACATCTGCGCAGAGCGAAGACCACTCTAAGAACAATGTGATTCGCTGGAATATGACGCCAACACTCATCTCTGGAACAGGAAGTTGGGTGTTTGGATATGAGCGCGTTCTTTCTGATTCTCGTTCCATCTCCACCAACATAGGTCGAATTCAGTTTCCATTGATCTCCTCTTTTATCAAGGGAGACCTAGCTTACAAGAGCACATCTAAGAATAACGGCTTGAGCTTCTCAGCAGATTATCGATTCTACCTGACCAGCAGAAATAAGCGTTCAGCGCCCGATGGAGTTTATACTGCTCCCTTTTTGCTGTATTATAATTTCGACTTAGAGCATCAATTTGGGTATCCAACCAACCAAGGTGTGGAGTACGTTGGAATTGGAACCGATATCAATGCCATAACTGCGGGAGTAGAGTTGGGATATCAATTTGTATTTGATGAGCGATGGACCGTAGATCTTATTTTTATTGGACCTTGCTTTGGCTTGTATACGGTAAATGCTGGGATAGAGGGAGATTTGCCCAATAACATTACAGAGTCTGAAGCGTGGAGTACAGCCCGAGATTTCCTGTTGAATAGTTATCCAGGGGTGGTGGACCATTTTGAAAATGGGACTTTTAGCAAATCGGGAAGATCGAAATCTTGGGGTTTTAATTTTAGATATGTGCTTCAGGTTGGATATCGCTTCTGA